DNA from Lineus longissimus chromosome 7, tnLinLong1.2, whole genome shotgun sequence:
aagtaggcgaatcaggaataggcgaataaggaattaggcgaaacaggtataggcggaacaggaataggcgaaacaggaatacaccatatGTACATATACGTACATAAATCTGCATTCTTAAAGGCCGGAGACTATAATTTCGAGACATTATCATCAGCCCTTTATCCCAGCACCATTTACCTCAGCGTAGTATTCACATTCAACATTTTCGATATTCTAGCGTTCCTTGTATGCATTTTCCACTTCCGACATGTGCTCTCTAGACGAATGCCCCAGgggattttcatttcatcatagaATGTTTAACTGGACATGGTGCCCTTTCATAGTAAGTCACCCCAGGAACTTGACCCCAATCTTGTTTTACCACAGTCCTCACTGTTCGATGGGTGTGTATGCACACTGAATTAAGCTTGTTAGTTCGGCGATACATAAATGACGAACAGAGAAACTGTGATTCTTCTAAACAGTTAATTTTGCATTCATTCAACGTCACGTTGTAGTTTATCTTGGAAAGTTCGTCATCTGGGTACAATACGATGCCGTCTTTGATGTCCCAACCGCAGAATCTCTctgaaataaaatttacaatcttACTATCTCGAGGGAAAAATATCAGCAAAAATTCGAGAGGTGGAGTACATTCGCCATGGACTAACACGTCcgaggttttcatgttttcGTGACATTTGGCCAGAGATGAGGATACAGGGACAAGAAGTGAACTGATGGAAGTCACTGACTTGCCACTACACTGTGTTCTTTATAGTGTTTATGGATTGAATCGTCACATGTAATTACCTCGCCGTATGCAACCAGGCGCCTCCATATAATACATCCTTCTCTTCCTAATAAACCTCATCTTCCCCGGTTGCCCTGCTTTCTGTTGAAGGTGACATATCCGCGTCGCACCAATCCAAGAGTTAGGCTGTATAACTTCATAGTGGACAGAGAGACACTGAAATTTCGTCTCCTCAGCACAGCGGACTTTACACTCGATGAAACTTCGTACGCCGATGCCTAGTCCTTCTTGAGGGGGAACGTCGACAAGTAAGCCGTTACCGTAACTCCAACTACAATTTGTCGTGCGTTTTTTATCTGAAATGAAGCACAGCACATATACACTGATATTGTTGCCGTTAAGCCACAAAACATGAAAGTCGTCAAAATAACCTGTACAATTCATGTAAAGCGAGATTTGTTGCCAGATTGCTGAAATGAAGCGTTAAATACCAGTACAATTCGAGCATCTTGTGTCGTTATTGCCTCTGTGGAATAGTGAAAGCATGCAGTTGTAAGGCGCTTCCAGGAAATGGTATCAGTATAAATGCGCGTTGCGTTCATCAAAAGCACTTCGTCCTACCTGATGCTAGGCTTAATGAAAAATGTCTTACCAACAAGTGCCTCGGGAAGAGTCGAACAGGGATTGGACCCTGGACAGACACATTCGCATCTGAAGTTGACAAACCCTGGTGGTTTACACTTGATATTTTTTGGGCAGTCTCCTAAAAGAAATAACGTAAATGCTCGCTTTTACTATCCTTTCAGTCGTTTTTTTCCCCTGTGctttggatatacatgtatatgggagCGCATGCGGCCTACTTCGCACCTCCGTGTTAAATTGCCCACCACTCTCTCATTTATTTTGAAACATCCTGTAGCATCTTTACTCATATactcactattacatttatacATCAGGTTCGCCAGTTTCTTATCTCGGAAGCTCAGCTCCTTTCTTTGGCCCATCAAGTGTTGTTTCCTCGGATCCTTTGCCAGGAGTTCGTCACCTTGAAGAGAACAAAATGGTGGAGAGTCGAATGAGGTCGGTCATCGTTTCTCTGTTCGGGATCGTATATATGAGAACTTTTACATCCATTTATTTCTTAAGTCTTAGACCACTTCTTCGTAttcacgtacatgtactgtacatgtacaaacatatCGTTTCCTCTTATATTTTGATAATGATGACGGCTGGCCTGAATTATGTCTGTGTTGTTCTTGACACGCATATTAAAAAGAAGATTAACAAAAAACGAAATATTTCTCGTtgcagatggccaatttaaaaTAATGCACTCTTTCGATTGTATAAGCTAGAAATATATTCCACACATCCTCATCGATGACATTattttacatttacatgtagggAGACACTTAAGGAGCGTTTTAAATAAAGTAACTAGCCCATTCACCgctttcctcaagcagcaatTCGCAACTTCCTGACCAATtgaggtattgaccaatcagaagagagctatcatgattgttcggcacagacagcacggcTATGATCACATTCGGGCGTTTTaattggtcaaaacctgtcaaCTGACAGGAAGTCCaacatgatttctgcttgaggagACTGGCGAATTGAAAGTAAAAAATGCAGTACATATATAGGTCTTTCGTATTTACCTATGGCTCTGTACTGCATGATGGACCGGAAGTCGTATGGTACCCCAAAGGTGTTGATCAGCATATTGCTTTTCTTTATGTAATCTTCAGGCTTCACTTTGATTTTTTCCCACTGTATTCTGCAGAGAAAAAAAGGAGGTAGGGAGAAGGGTAAACAATTTACCACGGGCTCACGACAGGCGGGTATATAGGGCCGAAGGAAGGGTTGGCGATATCACACGTTCTGGAGATATTTCGAATCCAGACAATTAAGACGTATTCCTGAGTGTTCCCATAACTCCAAGGGAAGTACCAGGTTCTTAGATCTTGTAAAGACGAGTTTAAAAAGTTTGTTGACCTTTTTGAAAGtcttttgttcatttcacaCCAACGATGTTCCATTGGGATGAATAATTTACATGATCCATTTTGATGAATGACTTACATGACATGTTCATCCCTGTCAGGTCTGTTGTGTTCGTGAATGAACCCCACCGTGTGTCCTAACTCATGAATCATGATTCCGCGAgtctgaaatgcaaaaaaaGAAAGATTATGTAATTATGTAATCGCAGAAACATCGTATACCTCTTCATAAAAATGACCTGAGACTTACCAGACATTTTGCATTGACAAAAACGTGCTGTTCTCCACCCAGGCAGCCGAGCTGAGCTTCACACCTGAAAAGGGAAACAGGGAAATGTGATTATCACTGAAAAACACCACATCTGCACAGAATGTATCTATTAGCAAAATCTGCTGAGGGTCGCGGCTAATTTTGTAAGCAACTTAAGACTGAAGAACGACTTATTTCCTGGGGGCGTACGGACATATAATGTAAATTCCCCCAAAGTTTCTCATCGCTTTGTACATTACATATTCAGTGTATGAGAACGATAAATATTTTACAACCAATAAAATCAATCCCGAAATCAGAAGTTGGGCTTAATTATCTAACATTTAAGTTATGCTGTCATCTACCCGAAGCAAAAAACCTAAACGTATTGACGGTTGTCTTTGACTGGCTGCATGGTGTTTCTCAAGTGGGAAACCACTTGCTTCTGAATACCCCTCATATCATTCTTTCACGCTACTCCTTACCAGTTATTTGCTTTGATCGACAGAAAGTCTTTCCCATGTTTCGCCTTGTCGTATTGCTCGAACCTGATACAAGTTTCTTTTGACCAGTGCTTCATGGCGGAAAGGATGACATCCTGGCCTGTGGTTGATATATTGGCTGCAATTGTAAAATGTAGATTGAAATGTCTCTATAGAAAAATCGAGGAATAACTGATCAAACTAAATCACCCGTTGCAATTATAGGGTGTCTCCCCAAATGATGCCTTGTGATGGGCTCCTTGGTTTCTCATTACTACGCCAGTGATGAAGGATCCAGAACTCCTAATTGGACACCACCAGAACTCTCACTTGTATTGAATTCGCGTTCGGATTTTTTGAATGGATAGGACAAACTAACTTATAGATGAATATCCTGTagattttttgtattttgagaTATGATATTTGGAAAATACCAGAAGTTAGTGCCAATGTTTTGCTCACATCCTTGTTAATGCTTGCATGTATACTCCGGTTTTACCGATCAAATATTGGTTACAAATCATGGTATAAAGCTTGAAGAGACAGATTTTCTAGTCACCATTTCAGACGAATAGGTCGGTTAGGTAAGAGGTGAGAGAGGATACTTACAAACTGAGCTATCAATGACATATGGAATGATCGCATTGGGCCAGTAGCTTGTTTCGGCTCTCAGCGCCTTCCGCCGAATTCGGGAGAGATGCGGCGATGTCCCGTCCCCAGCATCACCACTGTTGTTACTCGTAAATGAAATCGATGTCAGAGATTGCTCGGTCTGAAAAGAAATTAAGGATTGTATTTGGTTTGCTTATTCTTAGTACATTTCTGATTTGCGTATACTAATCGATTGGTGCGATCGCTTCAGTCACTGGTTTATGTCCGGGGTTATACGCTCGGCACCATTCAATGAAATGAGATTCAAAAGAGGGAAATAATTTATCAGTGTGATTtagcaaatccccgaaacgccaacgcgaacgcgtTCGACATcatgatcaggagctcgaatttggcgttcgcgttggcgggggctttgcgaaaactcccaaaAGACAACCCGTTTATCATATACATGTCAGCAACAGTGACATCTGTTCGTCTGCCGTCTGCCGGGCTTCAGTTGGCTTTTTCACTGCTTTGAGGAGTGAAGAGCGGTCAGTTCGAGTGAGGGATTCTTGGGAGATAGTCGTCAATTGACATATGGCGGAGTAGGTGGAATAAGAAACGATACAAAATAATAAAGCCTTTAGTCCTAAATTCCGAGTAAACAAAAATGACGCACCCAGGATACACGCCTATCGCCCACAATAGTTTAaccggtgtattcctgtttcgcctacttcctgttccgcctattcctgttccgcctattcctgttccccCTATTCCTGTTtccctattcctgattcgcctacttcctgttccgcctaattcctgtttcgcctaatcctgtttcgcctattcaaatgtattgctaatgtccccacagacgtaggaatatgaaccgtcccttactttagtgttaaaggctatcattaagaataaagtctgaaataatggatttagcgacatgtcaattatttcagtattattcggaataactttggaaaattatacatagcttacataggcttatgttttagcttattttaaaaggcaagaaataaaatagtaagaaagttttaccctttcattagatttgagaaaggtacTGTTGAAAATTTGCATTAAAGGTTTCCAGTAGTCGAAGAGCATTGATTTATATGTGGTTTATATTGATACGTTGATATGTACTGTCCTAAAGAATTCACTAATTCGAATGATAATCCTTAAGTTTTGTTCTATTTGTCATTGTACTGTGCCCTTTGGTGCGACAATAATTGGTCTGATGAATGACGATATCTTCATAAGCTGCACGTGAAatcatatatcatgatatgtattttcaaccttgtttgacttgatatgtgctgtacctacatgtatattatgacatgggttttacagctgattttgatcaaataattatgagaatgtacagtattatgtatttttatcaaaaactcatgaattcctgttttttaaaataaacgactgctttactctacttaatctattagtttttactgtgtgtcagtatggtcctatggtcaaataagtcccggactgtccccgctttgaaggtgactctttcaaaacggtcatggcatggtttgttaacaaagttgatggcatttaattagtcaaattgtcatcaaaatggacatgcatccctaaggttccccgtgggagagtcgatttattgtaggggtactggaaagtaggcgaaacaggaagtaggcgaaacaagaa
Protein-coding regions in this window:
- the LOC135490999 gene encoding zinc metalloproteinase dpy-31-like — translated: MFIDLSEMEESWHPSSWADKLIRVFIFAILMLIQTEQSLTSISFTSNNSGDAGDGTSPHLSRIRRKALRAETSYWPNAIIPYVIDSSVSNISTTGQDVILSAMKHWSKETCIRFEQYDKAKHGKDFLSIKANNWCEAQLGCLGGEQHVFVNAKCLTRGIMIHELGHTVGFIHEHNRPDRDEHVIIQWEKIKVKPEDYIKKSNMLINTFGVPYDFRSIMQYRAIGDELLAKDPRKQHLMGQRKELSFRDKKLANLMYKCNRDCPKNIKCKPPGFVNFRCECVCPGSNPCSTLPEALVDKKRTTNCSWSYGNGLLVDVPPQEGLGIGVRSFIECKVRCAEETKFQCLSVHYEVIQPNSWIGATRICHLQQKAGQPGKMRFIRKRRMYYMEAPGCIRRERFCGWDIKDGIVLYPDDELSKINYNVTLNECKINCLEESQFLCSSFMYRRTNKLNSVCIHTHRTVRTVVKQDWGQVPGVTYYERAPCPVKHSMMK